Proteins encoded within one genomic window of Ursus arctos isolate Adak ecotype North America unplaced genomic scaffold, UrsArc2.0 scaffold_7, whole genome shotgun sequence:
- the DNAJB12 gene encoding dnaJ homolog subfamily B member 12 isoform X2 — MESNKDEAERCLSIALKAIQSNQPDRALRFLEKAQRLYPTPRVRALIESLNQKPQSASDHPQPTDTTHRKAGGADAASANGEAGGGESSKGYSAEQVAAVKRVKQCKDYYEILGVSRGASDEDLKKAYRKLALKFHPDKNHAPGATEAFKAIGTAYAVLSNPEKRKQYDQFGDDKSQAARHGHGHGDFHRGFEADISPEDLFNMFFGGGFPSSNVHVYSNGRMRYTYQQRQDRRENQGDGGLGVFVQLMPILILILVSALSQLMVSSPPYSLSPRPSVGHVHRRVTDNLNVVYYVADTFSKEYTGSSLKTVERNVEDDYIANLRNNCWKEKQQKEGLLYRARYFGDTDMYHKAQRMSTPSCNRLSETMKSLENFW, encoded by the exons ATGGAATCCAACAAGGATGAAGCCGAGCGCTGTCTTAGCATCGCCCTCAAGGCCATTCAGAGCAACCAGCCCGACCGGGCGCTCCGCTTCCTGGAGAAGGCGCAGCGGCTGTACCCGACGCCGCGAGTTCGCG CCCTGATCGAGTCCCTCAACCAGAAACCACAGTCCGCCAGTGACCATCCCCAACCCACAGACACAACGCACAGGAAAGCAGGTGGGGCGGACGCCGCCTCGGCCAAcggagaagctggaggaggagagagcagcaAAGGCTACAGCGCAGAGCAAGTAGCAGCAGTGAAAAG gGTCAAGCAGTGTAAAGATTACTATGAGATCCtgggggtgagcagaggggcTTCCGATGAGGACCTGAAGAAGGCCTATCGCAAGCTGGCCCTCAAGTTCCACCCAGACAAGAACCACGCACCTGGTGCCACCGAAGCTTTCAAAG CCATTGGCACAGCGTATGCGGTACTTAGTAACCCAGAGAAAAGGAAGCAGTATGACCAGTTCGGTGACGACAAGAGCCAGGCAGCCCGGCACGGCCATGGGCATGGGGACTTCCACCGTGGCTTTGAGGCTGACATCTCCCCCGAGGACCTCTTCAATATGTTCTTTGGCGGTGGCTTCCCGTCTA GTAATGTCCACGTCTACAGCAACGGCCGCATGCGCTATACCTACCAGCAAAGGCAGGACCGCAGGGAGAACCAGGGTGAC GGCGGGCTGGGGGTATTTGTTCAACTGATGCCCATCCTCATCCTGATCCTCGTGTCAGCTCTCAGCCAGCTCATGGTCTCCAGCCCCCCGTACAGCCTGAGCCCAAGGCC GTCGGTGGGCCACGTCCACAGGCGAGTCACTGACAACCTGAATGTCGTCTACTACGTGGCAGACACCTTCTCGAAGGAGTACACAGGCTCCAGCCTCAAAACAGTTGAACGGAACGTGGAAGATGATTACATCGCCAATCTCCGAAACAACTGctggaaggagaagcagcaga AGGAAGGCTTGCTGTACCGGGCCCGCTACTTCGGTGACACAGATATGTATCACAAAGCACAGAGGATGAGCACCCCGAGCTGTAACCGACTGTCAGAG ACCATGAAATCCCTGGAGAATTTTTGGTGA
- the DNAJB12 gene encoding dnaJ homolog subfamily B member 12 isoform X1, with product MESNKDEAERCLSIALKAIQSNQPDRALRFLEKAQRLYPTPRVRALIESLNQKPQSASDHPQPTDTTHRKAGGADAASANGEAGGGESSKGYSAEQVAAVKRVKQCKDYYEILGVSRGASDEDLKKAYRKLALKFHPDKNHAPGATEAFKAIGTAYAVLSNPEKRKQYDQFGDDKSQAARHGHGHGDFHRGFEADISPEDLFNMFFGGGFPSSNVHVYSNGRMRYTYQQRQDRRENQGDGGLGVFVQLMPILILILVSALSQLMVSSPPYSLSPRPSVGHVHRRVTDNLNVVYYVADTFSKEYTGSSLKTVERNVEDDYIANLRNNCWKEKQQKEGLLYRARYFGDTDMYHKAQRMSTPSCNRLSEVQASLHG from the exons ATGGAATCCAACAAGGATGAAGCCGAGCGCTGTCTTAGCATCGCCCTCAAGGCCATTCAGAGCAACCAGCCCGACCGGGCGCTCCGCTTCCTGGAGAAGGCGCAGCGGCTGTACCCGACGCCGCGAGTTCGCG CCCTGATCGAGTCCCTCAACCAGAAACCACAGTCCGCCAGTGACCATCCCCAACCCACAGACACAACGCACAGGAAAGCAGGTGGGGCGGACGCCGCCTCGGCCAAcggagaagctggaggaggagagagcagcaAAGGCTACAGCGCAGAGCAAGTAGCAGCAGTGAAAAG gGTCAAGCAGTGTAAAGATTACTATGAGATCCtgggggtgagcagaggggcTTCCGATGAGGACCTGAAGAAGGCCTATCGCAAGCTGGCCCTCAAGTTCCACCCAGACAAGAACCACGCACCTGGTGCCACCGAAGCTTTCAAAG CCATTGGCACAGCGTATGCGGTACTTAGTAACCCAGAGAAAAGGAAGCAGTATGACCAGTTCGGTGACGACAAGAGCCAGGCAGCCCGGCACGGCCATGGGCATGGGGACTTCCACCGTGGCTTTGAGGCTGACATCTCCCCCGAGGACCTCTTCAATATGTTCTTTGGCGGTGGCTTCCCGTCTA GTAATGTCCACGTCTACAGCAACGGCCGCATGCGCTATACCTACCAGCAAAGGCAGGACCGCAGGGAGAACCAGGGTGAC GGCGGGCTGGGGGTATTTGTTCAACTGATGCCCATCCTCATCCTGATCCTCGTGTCAGCTCTCAGCCAGCTCATGGTCTCCAGCCCCCCGTACAGCCTGAGCCCAAGGCC GTCGGTGGGCCACGTCCACAGGCGAGTCACTGACAACCTGAATGTCGTCTACTACGTGGCAGACACCTTCTCGAAGGAGTACACAGGCTCCAGCCTCAAAACAGTTGAACGGAACGTGGAAGATGATTACATCGCCAATCTCCGAAACAACTGctggaaggagaagcagcaga AGGAAGGCTTGCTGTACCGGGCCCGCTACTTCGGTGACACAGATATGTATCACAAAGCACAGAGGATGAGCACCCCGAGCTGTAACCGACTGTCAGAGGTGCAGGCCTCCCTGCATGGATAG